From the genome of Psychrilyobacter atlanticus DSM 19335, one region includes:
- a CDS encoding nitroreductase family protein codes for MIDKLIRETRSFRSFEKVKISKKELEEVIEIARYSSSARNAQCIRYVLISNEEICSQVFPHTKWAGFINWNPTEEESPAAYILMLNEKKIGISEAMFNFDMGIASQNIMLKLRDMKYGGCLLGAYNKPVIKDLLEISDDYDLGILIAIGKPKETVEIIDTTSDTRYFRSNDIHYVPKLRRADLIIKNI; via the coding sequence TTGATTGATAAATTAATTAGAGAGACGAGATCTTTTAGGAGTTTTGAAAAGGTAAAAATCAGTAAAAAAGAGTTAGAAGAAGTTATTGAAATAGCCAGATATTCTAGTTCTGCTAGAAATGCACAATGTATAAGATATGTTTTAATCTCAAATGAGGAAATTTGCAGTCAGGTCTTTCCTCATACTAAATGGGCTGGATTTATAAATTGGAATCCTACAGAGGAGGAATCTCCGGCAGCTTATATCCTGATGTTAAATGAGAAAAAAATAGGTATTAGTGAGGCCATGTTCAATTTTGATATGGGAATTGCCAGCCAGAATATCATGTTGAAGTTGAGGGATATGAAGTATGGTGGTTGTCTCCTTGGTGCCTATAATAAACCTGTGATAAAAGATCTTTTAGAGATCTCAGATGACTATGATTTAGGGATTTTGATTGCCATCGGTAAACCAAAAGAAACTGTAGAGATCATAGATACCACTTCTGACACCAGATATTTCAGATCTAATGATATCCACTATGTTCCTAAGTTAAGAAGAGCAGATTTAATTATAAAAAATATATAA
- a CDS encoding polysaccharide deacetylase family protein, whose translation MNILMALSQLEVTGAEVYAVEIGEKLIDRGHNLYFVSDTLTKKNRGKYIPLAFNKRNIFQRLDQVIKIVKIIKQNKIDVVHAHSRASAWSTEIACKLTKTPFVTTVHGMQHVSKHRKRKQPIGCGYAVCENIQNDLIETFGVDPAAIKVLRNGIDLSKFKVSTPPKNEKKVISIIGRLSGPKADITYNLLTNSIDLDKYTVNIIGGKDIPERFNSFKNKVNFTGYIDNVYEFMADSDLVIGAGRVAMESLLMGRPTLAIGEAKEIGIIDTDTAHLALASNFGDVGDRTNHNFDWNFIKSEIELGIKLKQTPAEVIDIIGENFNIHKIVDTLEKTYQREWVRVKKYDIPVIMYHRVIKDVDTESGKHGTYVTIDQFRDHMTILKKGNYIPITFSDLAGIPIHQRFEKKYIMLTFDDGYVDNYTYAFPILKEFGFNAVIYLVSDRTYNKWDVDLTDEKTFEMMDLPMLKEMRDSGIIEFGGHTLSHPRLSQLSDMEMKNEIFKDKEITENKLNIQLNSFAYPYGDLDDRAKKMVSEAGYPYAVGTDSGSYCLSDDIFEIRRIGIFPTITNFGYKRKINGNYNFIKIKRENKRQR comes from the coding sequence ATGAATATATTGATGGCATTATCTCAGTTAGAAGTTACAGGAGCTGAAGTATATGCAGTTGAAATAGGAGAAAAATTAATAGATAGGGGACATAATTTATATTTTGTTTCCGATACACTGACGAAAAAAAACAGGGGTAAGTATATCCCCCTTGCATTCAATAAAAGAAATATCTTTCAAAGGTTGGATCAGGTAATAAAAATAGTAAAAATAATAAAACAAAATAAGATAGATGTAGTTCATGCCCACTCCCGTGCCTCTGCCTGGAGTACAGAAATAGCCTGTAAACTCACAAAGACTCCATTTGTGACTACTGTTCATGGGATGCAGCATGTTTCCAAGCACAGAAAAAGAAAACAGCCCATTGGATGTGGATATGCCGTCTGTGAAAATATACAAAATGATTTAATAGAAACTTTTGGTGTCGATCCTGCTGCAATTAAGGTTCTCAGAAATGGGATAGATCTAAGTAAATTTAAAGTCTCAACTCCTCCTAAAAATGAAAAAAAAGTAATCTCTATCATTGGACGTTTATCAGGCCCTAAAGCGGATATAACCTATAATCTCTTGACTAACTCCATTGATTTAGATAAATATACTGTAAATATAATCGGCGGGAAAGATATCCCCGAAAGATTTAATAGTTTTAAAAACAAGGTAAACTTTACAGGATATATCGATAACGTATATGAGTTCATGGCTGATTCCGATCTGGTTATAGGAGCGGGAAGGGTTGCTATGGAGAGTTTACTTATGGGAAGACCTACTTTAGCCATTGGAGAAGCCAAGGAGATCGGTATTATAGATACTGATACCGCCCATTTAGCTTTAGCTTCTAATTTTGGAGATGTAGGAGATAGAACTAACCATAATTTTGATTGGAATTTTATCAAATCTGAGATAGAACTCGGTATAAAATTAAAACAAACTCCTGCAGAAGTAATAGATATTATCGGAGAAAACTTCAATATCCATAAGATTGTGGATACTCTGGAAAAAACATATCAGAGGGAATGGGTAAGGGTAAAAAAATATGATATCCCTGTGATCATGTACCATAGAGTGATCAAGGATGTAGATACAGAATCTGGAAAACACGGTACCTATGTGACCATCGATCAGTTCAGGGATCATATGACGATCTTAAAGAAGGGAAACTATATCCCTATTACGTTTAGTGATCTAGCTGGTATTCCCATCCACCAGAGGTTTGAAAAAAAATATATCATGCTGACTTTTGATGACGGTTATGTAGATAACTATACCTATGCATTTCCCATCCTGAAGGAATTCGGATTCAATGCTGTTATCTATCTGGTTTCTGATAGAACCTACAATAAATGGGATGTTGATTTAACCGATGAAAAAACCTTTGAAATGATGGACCTCCCTATGTTGAAGGAGATGAGAGACAGCGGTATCATTGAATTTGGAGGACATACCCTCAGTCATCCCAGACTTTCCCAGCTGAGCGACATGGAGATGAAAAATGAGATATTTAAGGATAAGGAGATCACCGAGAACAAATTAAATATTCAACTGAATTCCTTTGCCTATCCCTATGGTGATCTGGATGACAGGGCTAAAAAGATGGTCAGTGAGGCAGGATATCCTTACGCCGTAGGCACCGACTCCGGTTCATACTGTCTCAGCGATGATATCTTTGAGATCAGGAGGATAGGAATCTTTCCTACTATTACAAATTTTGGATATAAAAGGAAGATCAATGGGAACTATAATTTTATCAAAATAAAAAGAGAAAATAAAAGGCAACGTTAA
- a CDS encoding P-loop NTPase fold protein, with amino-acid sequence MKKEIDYEILGAEALVAKDYKDLKEIKGSLDILNKVINEKNVENIGITGGYGVGKTTFLNTFIHYYVEKVGNIKKLFDSKKEDEIGRLIESDKEKDKKKLEKLGKSNIIWIYFRNCLNIIFKHNPKPVRISLATLNSSNSKTQEETQKSLFSIEEKILKQLFYSKKITDLPNSRFKKIRNLRKRDVLCLGFSVLTLVLTYLFFNAPLRSKWKYFLLKSDYMTLDSSIISFLNINFFKIDLVWLAIIGFFFVVSTYILLKEGIIIFNFVKDSIKYKKSGIEISSKEGSPLDQYLDEVIYFFEKTKSEIVILEDLDRVGDIDIFIKLKNINNKLNKCEAIKQKVTFIYVMKDSLFENTFERSKFFDYILPIVPQVNSFNSETVLKERLSSDISNDKISDKFIEDISIYIQDMRLLKTICNDYVTYKNRLGKNVVNLEKFFSMMIYKNIFYKDFELLQFDKGGLFEILRSKNNYIKKEIESNNNKIVTYKEKIKKIEEETLISIKEIRKLLIYELTQKIEGISSLYVTINYVGLKELLEDENFEIFRKTNNISCIKNRSKISSGIGFKDIEEAAGFEYAKRIESVNNRQHLDLLYGKIQKLNKQNIEFKSLTSNIELKNLSLKEVLKELESDFIFEKIEKFNTLNIEEQEKQLLVYLLKNGCLDEEYHMYISIFREGSYTKKELMFLQKIRVGRKEEFNYKFNNIDALMKRLREEDFSTKGILNFEILKKLLFNKMISLKEIHKIYLNKFLEHFKEVYFEEYEFIDVFLEDTKMYKGLLRELFQVWENVWQDLVNLDIGENEKKEWLLSLIKYASLEKLKKEIEKSNIREFISGIENDFFKFNTPMNNLISVISACELTFKSIDIPEKKDELFNYLYESHNYNLTFENVRIIIQRIHELPIPELSELLEANYSTLKRIFQEDDPLWIKISKNKNEYIKNVFLDWGGELKDKKEDVIELLRDDKIEIKLRKEILKRERLTYNFSEIPDDLWKDVIALGKVKHSWKNVKGYLEVYEYQGIRNWVEDKLSKLEDIEEFTEEMLKLIILCEETSPKFLENTLVKLEDRFEFEEFPFESAGIKLLEVAIKSNCFIFNKGNYEAIKERNLNLFLDFIRTNFEVFVENLDIYSMGTEEEILFLNSEEFNLNEKINYISVSDPDVRNSDLGGVISQIVKENSYKIDLNEEDKMFLFYKYENSEDRVNFLLENPPEESKELLEWLDSIDEVEIKKSMISFKVEIHRLGEVFELLKERRIVTKKSEKRSTTNIFVFNRTKS; translated from the coding sequence ATGAAAAAAGAGATAGATTACGAAATTTTGGGGGCAGAAGCTTTAGTTGCCAAAGATTATAAAGATTTAAAAGAGATAAAGGGAAGTTTAGATATTTTAAATAAAGTTATAAATGAAAAAAATGTAGAAAATATAGGAATAACAGGAGGTTATGGAGTAGGTAAAACTACTTTTTTAAACACCTTTATTCACTATTATGTTGAGAAGGTAGGAAATATAAAAAAACTATTTGATTCTAAGAAAGAAGATGAAATAGGAAGACTAATAGAGTCAGATAAAGAAAAAGATAAGAAGAAATTAGAAAAATTAGGGAAATCAAATATAATTTGGATTTATTTTAGAAATTGTTTAAATATAATATTTAAACACAATCCTAAGCCCGTTAGGATTTCTTTGGCTACTCTAAACTCTTCGAATTCAAAAACTCAAGAAGAGACACAAAAATCTCTTTTTTCAATCGAAGAAAAAATATTGAAACAGCTTTTTTACTCAAAAAAAATAACAGACTTACCAAATTCTAGGTTTAAAAAGATAAGAAATTTGAGGAAAAGAGATGTCCTTTGTTTAGGATTTAGTGTATTAACATTAGTATTGACCTATTTATTTTTTAATGCCCCCTTAAGAAGTAAATGGAAATACTTTTTACTGAAATCTGATTATATGACTCTTGATTCTTCAATTATATCTTTTTTAAACATTAATTTTTTTAAAATAGATTTAGTATGGCTAGCTATTATTGGATTCTTTTTTGTTGTAAGTACTTACATTCTTCTAAAAGAGGGGATAATTATTTTTAATTTTGTAAAAGATAGTATTAAATATAAAAAAAGTGGCATAGAGATTAGTTCTAAAGAAGGATCTCCGTTAGATCAATATTTAGATGAGGTTATCTACTTCTTCGAAAAAACGAAAAGTGAGATTGTTATTTTAGAAGATTTAGATAGAGTAGGAGATATAGATATATTTATAAAACTAAAAAATATTAATAATAAATTAAATAAGTGTGAAGCAATAAAACAAAAAGTTACATTTATATATGTTATGAAAGATAGTTTGTTCGAGAATACTTTTGAGAGGAGTAAATTTTTTGATTATATCCTTCCAATAGTTCCTCAAGTCAACTCTTTTAATTCAGAAACTGTTTTAAAGGAAAGGTTATCATCAGATATATCTAATGATAAAATAAGTGATAAATTCATTGAAGATATTTCAATATATATTCAGGATATGAGGCTTTTAAAAACAATCTGCAATGACTATGTTACTTATAAAAATAGGCTGGGAAAAAATGTTGTTAACTTAGAGAAATTTTTTAGTATGATGATTTATAAAAATATTTTTTATAAAGACTTCGAGTTGCTCCAATTTGATAAAGGTGGGTTGTTTGAGATTTTAAGAAGTAAAAATAATTATATAAAAAAAGAGATAGAAAGTAACAATAATAAAATTGTTACTTATAAAGAAAAAATAAAAAAAATAGAAGAAGAAACTTTGATAAGCATAAAAGAAATAAGGAAATTACTTATATATGAATTGACACAAAAAATAGAAGGGATAAGCTCACTTTACGTAACTATAAATTATGTGGGTCTTAAAGAACTTTTAGAAGATGAAAACTTTGAAATTTTTCGAAAAACAAATAATATCTCCTGTATTAAAAATCGTTCTAAGATTTCTAGTGGGATAGGTTTTAAAGATATAGAAGAGGCAGCAGGTTTTGAATATGCTAAAAGAATAGAAAGTGTAAATAATAGACAACACCTTGATTTGCTCTATGGAAAAATTCAAAAGTTGAATAAACAAAATATAGAATTTAAAAGTTTAACCTCAAATATAGAACTCAAAAATTTAAGCTTGAAAGAAGTTTTAAAAGAGCTTGAAAGTGACTTTATTTTTGAAAAAATAGAAAAGTTTAATACTTTAAATATAGAAGAACAGGAAAAACAATTATTAGTATACCTTTTAAAAAATGGGTGTTTAGATGAAGAGTATCATATGTATATTTCGATATTTAGAGAAGGGTCTTATACTAAGAAAGAGTTAATGTTTTTACAAAAAATAAGGGTAGGAAGAAAGGAAGAATTTAATTATAAATTTAATAATATTGACGCATTGATGAAAAGGTTGAGAGAGGAAGATTTCTCTACAAAAGGGATATTGAATTTTGAGATATTGAAAAAGCTATTATTTAATAAGATGATTTCTCTTAAAGAGATACATAAAATTTATTTAAATAAATTTTTAGAGCATTTTAAAGAAGTTTATTTTGAAGAATATGAATTTATAGATGTGTTTTTAGAGGATACAAAAATGTATAAAGGGTTATTAAGAGAGCTTTTTCAAGTTTGGGAGAACGTTTGGCAAGATTTAGTTAATTTAGATATAGGTGAAAATGAAAAAAAAGAATGGCTTTTGAGTTTGATTAAGTATGCGAGTCTTGAAAAATTGAAAAAAGAAATTGAAAAAAGTAATATAAGAGAGTTTATAAGTGGAATAGAGAATGATTTTTTTAAGTTTAATACACCTATGAATAATTTAATATCAGTGATATCTGCGTGTGAATTAACTTTTAAAAGTATAGATATACCAGAAAAAAAGGATGAATTATTCAATTATCTCTATGAAAGCCACAATTATAATTTGACATTTGAAAATGTGAGAATAATTATTCAAAGAATACATGAATTGCCTATACCAGAACTATCAGAATTATTAGAAGCAAATTATTCAACTTTAAAAAGAATTTTCCAAGAGGATGATCCTTTATGGATTAAGATTAGTAAAAATAAGAATGAATATATTAAAAATGTTTTTTTAGATTGGGGTGGAGAGTTAAAAGATAAAAAAGAAGATGTAATAGAGCTATTAAGAGACGATAAAATAGAGATAAAGCTAAGAAAAGAGATTTTGAAAAGAGAAAGGTTAACTTACAATTTTTCAGAAATTCCAGATGACCTATGGAAAGATGTGATAGCATTAGGCAAAGTTAAACACAGTTGGAAAAATGTAAAGGGTTACTTAGAGGTCTATGAGTACCAAGGTATTAGAAATTGGGTAGAAGATAAATTAAGTAAATTAGAGGATATAGAGGAATTCACTGAAGAAATGTTGAAGTTGATTATTTTATGTGAAGAAACTTCACCTAAATTTTTAGAAAATACCCTTGTCAAATTAGAAGATAGGTTTGAATTTGAAGAGTTCCCTTTTGAATCTGCTGGAATCAAATTGCTAGAAGTTGCAATAAAATCGAATTGCTTTATATTTAACAAAGGCAATTATGAAGCTATAAAAGAGAGAAACTTAAACTTATTTTTAGATTTTATAAGAACAAACTTTGAGGTATTTGTTGAAAATTTAGACATTTACTCTATGGGTACAGAAGAAGAAATACTATTTTTAAATTCTGAAGAGTTTAATTTAAATGAAAAAATAAACTATATTTCTGTTTCAGATCCAGATGTTAGAAATAGTGATTTGGGTGGTGTCATAAGTCAAATAGTTAAGGAAAATAGTTATAAAATAGATTTGAATGAAGAGGATAAGATGTTTTTATTTTACAAGTATGAAAACTCAGAAGATAGGGTTAATTTTCTTCTGGAAAATCCACCAGAAGAAAGTAAAGAGTTATTGGAGTGGTTGGACTCGATAGATGAAGTGGAAATAAAAAAATCTATGATATCATTTAAGGTAGAGATTCACAGGTTAGGAGAAGTATTCGAGTTATTAAAGGAAAGGAGAATAGTAACTAAAAAAAGTGAAAAAAGAAGTACAACAAATATTTTTGTTTTTAATAGGACAAAAAGTTAA